A region of the Rhizobium binae genome:
GGATAACAGGCTGATGACCCCCAAGAGTCCATATCGACGGGGTTGTTTGGCACCTCGATGTCGGCTCATCGCATCCTGGGGCTGGAGCAGGTCCCAAGGGTTTGGCTGTTCGCCAATTAAAGCGGTACGTGAGCTGGGTTCAGAACGTCGTGAGACAGTTCGGTCCCTATCTGCCGTGGGTGTAGGAATATTGACAGGATCTGTCCCTAGTACGAGAGGACCGGGATGGACATATCTCTGGTGGACCTGTTGTCCTGCCAAGGGCATAGCAGGGTAGCTATATATGGACGGGATAACCGCTGAAGGCATCTAAGCGGGAAACCCACCTGAAAACGAGTGTTCCCTATCAGAGCCGTGGAAGACGACCACGTTGATAGGCCGGGTGTGGAAGTGCGGCAACGCATGAAGCTTACCGGTACTAATAGCTCGATCGGCTTGATCGTTCTCATTGACCATGCTCATCAGCCAAAGGCTGATGATGCCTGACCTTGTCCTGACGCGCCAGGGGCGCTGCGGACGGCCCGCCAAACGAGTGGCGACACGCCTTGCGCTTGCGGCCTACGGCCGAAAGTGCCACGCGAAAGGTCATGAAAGACGTGTTTAAACAAGCAGGCCTTCGGCCTGCACCAGCTTCTCAAACAACAAGTTGCGCTTTGCCGACCTGGTGGTTATGGCGGGGTGGCTGCACCCGTTCCCTTTCCGAACACGGCCGTGAAACGCCCCTGCGCCCATGGTACTTCGTCTTAAGACGCGGGAGAGTAGGTCGCTGCCAGGTCTGCAAAGCGCAACTTAACTAAACAATCTTCTCATTCACAGCCAACGGCCCAAAGCCGAGACAAAAAGGGCCGCCCACAAAGCGGCCTTTTGTGTTAGAATACCTGCCATGGAAACACGAGACAAATTGCAAGCAATTTGCTCGGGCAGTAGCGTAAATCGCCAAAGGCGCTTTACGCAGTCGGTATTTCGCCTGATGGCAAATACCTGGTAACGCGGGGTGGAGCAGCCCGGTAGCTCGTCAGGCTCATAACCTGAAGGCCGCAGGTTCAAATCCTGCCCCCGCAACCAACTTCCCCGATCTCACCCACACCAGTTATCGCTGGCCGAAAAGCTCACCTTTCCCTGGCGATGGTAGCTCGTCGTTCGCAAAGCTCACCATAACCTCAAGGCCGCAGCTTCAAATCCTGACCCCGCAACCAAACAGATAGCCCGCCTCAAGCGGGCTTTTTTGCTTGGTAACGGGTCGAGGATTTAACGCCTCTTCAGGAGCCCGCAAGGAGGCAAAGCCGAAGAAACGGGATGGGAAACGACTAATCCTCCCCCCGCAATCAAACTTTCCCAAAAGCCCGCCGCGCACGGGCTTTCTGTAAGCGCGATTTTCAATGCGCATTGACGGCAGTTGACGGACACTTGCGCTTAGCTGGGTAGCAGTACCCAGCTTTATCAGGCCGCAGTGGTCTTGGAGTAATTGAAGGGCAGCAGGTCGCCGATGTCGTCGGCTTCGTCAAGCTGAGGCAGCTCAGTGAGGACGTGGCGCAGCCAAGAGAGCGGATCGACGCCACAGGCGCGGCAGGTCAGCATCAGACTGTAAATCACAGCGCTGGCCCTGGCTCCGTCAGCGGTATCGCTGAACAGCCACGATTTTCTTCCGGTGGCAAAAACTCTGATCTCGCGTTCCAGAATGTTGTTATCGATCGGCATCCTGCCATCGCTGGTGTAGCGCGTCAGATAATCCCATTGGTTCAGGGTGTAGGACACAGCATCGCCGAGCTTGGTATCCGGTACGACCTTCGGCGCGATGTTATCGAGCCACGTCTTTAGGGCGTTCAGGACAGGCAGGCTGTGCTGCTGGCGGAAACGGCGAATGCAATCGGCCTTTGTCTCCCCTGGATCTGGGGTCTTGTCTCTCGCCTGCCTTTCGATCCGGTAGAGCTGTTCGAAGAACCGGAGTGCCTGTTCCGGCGGTCCGCCTCCATTCTTTCTCGCCTTGAGGGCATCAACGAAGCGCCGCCTGGAGTGAGCCATGCATCCGACATGGGTTGCGCCATTCAATGTGCGCCAGGCAGTGTAGCCATCAGTGACGAGTATGCCACGGTAGTCACCAAGGAAGGTCTGCGGATAAATCTGACCGCGGCCGGGCTGGTAGTCGAGAAGCACGATCGGCTCGTCACTGTTCTCGCTGCTGCGGTACGCCCACATGTACGACGTGCTGGTGGCTTCCTTGTCCTTTTCCTTCAGCACCTGAACCGTCGTCTCATCGCCATGGATGAGAGACTGCGATTTCAGCCGCAGCTTCAAAGCATCATAGATGCGGTATAGATGCTTCTCGCTCGAGCCGATGACCCAATGCGCAAGAGCGCCACGGCTGATCGGAACGCCAGCACGCTCGAATGTCTGAGCCACGCGGTAGAGCGGCGTGCCATCTACGTATTTGTGGACGAGAGCAAAGGCGAGCGTCGACGCGGTGGCGATGCTGCCCGGCAGGGGTTGCGTGGGCATGGGCGCGATTACGACAGGCGTGTTAATCCCTGTACGGTCACAGTGCCGGCAGGCGTATTTGAACCGTACGTTCTGCAGGACCTTTGCCTTGATCTCGATATGGAGCTGCTCGCTAACGGCTTCGCCCATTCGATGCATTTGGCTTTTGCAGCACGGGCAAGCCTTCTGATCATCAGCAAGGTCGTATTCGACACGCTCGCGCGGCAGGTCTGCCGGCAGAGGCCTGCGTCCCCGCTTTTTGCCCGTAACGCCCTCGGCCGCAGGCAAGCCAGTATCCGGAAGCTCGACGTCATCGTCTTCCTCGCTACCACCTTCGACCGCAGCCTCTTCGGCCTCGTTGAAGAGACGATCAATGTGCTTCTCACTGCGGGGTGCAAAGCGATGGAGCTTTGCCAGTGCCAGTTCTTCTTCCAGCTTGACGACCCGCTGCGAGAGCGCTTCCTTCTCGGCTTTGAGCGCGGCGATTTCGGCAGCGTTGGCTGCTAATTGCGCCATCAGTTCTGCAATGCTCGGTTCGCCGGTGCGCGTCATCAGATTCTTGAATCTGAACCGCCCCTGCGCGTCAATCTCAATTCGCCATCCTCAGCCAGCAATCTGATACTGCCGCACGGGATGGCGGACCATCGCATCGATATCGATGCCGTCGAGGATCCAGTGGAGTTGCTCTGTCGTCAGCGTCACCACCGCAGTTTCCCGACGGGGCCACCTGAACCGGTCTTCCGTTAGCTTCTTCAGGACCATAACAAACCCGGACCGATCAAAGAACAAGAGCTTCACCCGGTCACGCCTGCGATTGCAGAAGGCAAACACCGATGGAGCAAACGGGTCCAGCTCCATCACCTCTTGCACAAGGACCGCGAGGCTGTTGATGCCCGCGCGGAAGTCGATGGGTTCCCGGTGGAGGTAGACCTGCAGATCAGCGCCCAGTCTGAACATGGCTCAACGCTCCTATGATTGCCGCCAGACCATCGACATCGCTGCATTCCAGCGTCAGGCTGACCCCGTTCGGCAGCACCGCGCTCAGCTTGGATGCATGAGATCGCTTGCCCACCGGCTCCACCTTCGTCAGTGGACCGCTGGCAGAAGACGAGTGCATATCCGTAGCTATCTGAACCGGAACGAACGTAGATACCGCAGGCAATGCACTATCTTCTTTGGCTCTCTTCACCCATTTGCGAACGAGATTGGCGTTGACGCCGTGCTCCAGAGCTAGACGCGAAACCGAAACGCCGGGCTCTAAACACGCTGCGACAAGCTGATCTCGGGAGGAAGGGTCATATCGACGGCGACCGTCGCGGCCAACAAGCCGCACCTGCAGTTTAGGAGCATCGTCCATGATTTGGTGTCCACCTGTTTTTGGTGGACACTTCATGCATCAGAGCACTCCGCTTCAAAAGGCGCATAGAAATTCGCGCTTACGGCTTTCTTAATTCCGAAAGACATCCTAGCAAAGCACTCAGTCCCAAAGGACCGTGTTCTGATCCCTGACGAGCGCATTCCGTGCCAGGAAATCCGCACCCTGGACCGTCTCCAGGGCGTTCGCCGCCTCTCTGAAATACGGCAGTGTTTGCCAGAGCGTGCGATCGCCGACGATGTAGAAACGGCGCTTGGCGCGCGTCAGCGCCACATTCAGGAGGTTCGGCTTGGAGGCGGCCCAGCCAGCCGCGCCGCGATGATCGGCATCGGCGCCGAGCACCATGAAAACCATATCCTCTTCCTTGCCCTGGAACGTATGCACGGTGCCGATCCGTTCCTGGAGCCACTTCTGCAGTTTCGGGGGAGATGCGCCCGTATATCCATCCTGGTCGACCCATCGCGCCTGGGCTAAAGCCCGTCGGAGGCTGTTCTTTACCTCCTTGAACGGCGAGATGATGTAGAGGTCGGGCAGGGCACCGGAGCGGCGGCAGGTCGCGGTGAGGAGATCGACGATGAAGTCCGTTTGCTCCGCAACGGCCTGTTTGCCCGATACCTTGCCCTTGACGTCGATCCAGGCGCTGTCGCCGTAGAAGGGCGGTGTGTCACCGGCCGGCCGGCGCTCTGCCAGGCCAAAAATCATCTTGTTCTGGTAAGCGATCTGGTTGGCGAGGCTGAACATCGGATCGAGGCAGCGTCGATGCACTCTGAGGGGGCTGCCGATCCAGAGCCCATCGCAATCCTCGCCTTGAAGTGTTGTTCCGTAGCGATTGGCGGCATCGGCCAGCATCTGCACGGACACCCTGTTCGGCGAATATTGGCCTTGCTCCGTGTGGGGTGATAGAGCCGCAGCGGCGCCAATCAGTGCGCTCGGAAGGGTGAAGACCGGTTCGATCTGCTGGGGATCGCCGATCACCATGACGCGGCGCCCCCGCAACAAAGCCCCGACGGCCGCCTGCGGTACGGCCTGGCCGGCTTCATCGATGAAGATCCAGCCGATCGAGCCGGGGTCGAGCCCGCGGAACTGCCGGGCAAAGGAGGCGAATGTCGTCGAGACGATGGGAACGACCATGAAGAGGCTTTGCCAGATCGATGCAATGGGTTTGTCATCGACGGGATTATTGTTGGAAAGCAGCTTGCAGATGGCAACGATATTGCCGCCGAAACCTCCGCCTTTTCGGCCAACCTCAGCCAGCCACGCTTCATGCAGCGTCAACGCTGCTTCGAACAATGCCGAACGCAGTGCCGCCAGTTCGCCTTGATGCCAGAGGCCGTCAATCTGCACCTGATCACTGTCAAGGTCGGCGAGGCGTTCCGGTGCGGCCGGATGACCGAGAATTTCTCCCAGCCGCTCGAGTTCCTCTGTTTTCGCGATCCAGATCTTCTGCCGTGACCGCAGTGCCCGTTCGGCTTGGTCATGCGCCCGCAAAGCGCCTTCCAGCGCGGGTTTCTCCGTCTTCGCAAGCCGGTGTTCGAATTCTGCCAGCGCCTTGCGCAGGTCGAGCTGCTTGCGCGCATTAACGACGACGTCTTGCCGATGCTGCCGGGCGGGGTTGGTCGCGAGCATCCTCTTCCATCGTGCAGGAGCGCTGCGGTCGAGCAGCTGTTCCTCCTCCTTCAAACAAGATAAGCGGTCCTTGATCCGGCCGATCTCGGCCATGACCTCGTCGCATCGGTTCTGCGCATGACGACGTTCGTCAGCAGCGGCGGCTAGCGTTTCAAGCATTTCGCGGCAGAATGCATCCTGGGTAACCAGCGCGATTTCATCGCGGAGATCGGCATAGCGCGCATATTGGCCGACCTTATCGCGAACCACGTCGTCGGCGGCGTGAAAGGCGGCCGATGCTTCGGCGAAGGTCGGTCCCTCGTAGCTCTTCAGCCATTCCCAGATAGTCTGCGGCTTCTGCGCGCCCGACCAGCCAGGCTTCGGCCTGTCGGGGATTTCCATGAAGGCGAAACGCTCCTTGAACGCTCGGCGATTCCTGGAATTGCCGAGCGCACAGGCGATCAATCCCCAAGGGCGATCGCCGTCGGAGAGTTCGATCACGCCGCCATTGTCCTTCTGGCAGGCGACTTTATGAGCGACAGTCCGCAGATAGTGGAAGGAAGACGTCTTGGAAATCGAGCGCTGCTTGGGAAGGTCGCGCGAGATATTCTCGACGGCGGCATTGTTGGAGGAAGCGACGATCATTTCGAATCCGGCGAGCGCCGGGATCAGCGCCGATAACGAGGCCGTGCTGCGGTCGGCGAAAGTAACGCGGCGCGGCGGGCCGTCGAAGGCATCGCGCGCCGTCTCGAGACCGCTCAAGATCCGGGCGCGCCGAACGATATTATCCGCGAACATGTCGCGCAGTAGGGTGGTCTTTCCGGTGCCGGGCGGACCGTTGACTGAGAAAAGCGCGGTTTCCGACCGGTCGCCGATGGCCGAATTGATCGCGAACTGTTGCATGAGGCTCATGGCGAGGTGAGGTTCGCTCAGCCAGCGTCCGCGGTTGAGATTGGCTGGATGCAGGGCCCGAACGATTGCGGCGCGCCCATCCGGCGAATAAAGGTCGACCCGCTTTTCATGGGCCAGCGGTGTGAGATATCGCCTGAGCGGCGCCGGGACTTTGCCCCGCTTGACGCAGATCATCGCCCGTTCAATGTCCTCGACGAAGAAGCTGTTCAGGATGCCAATGTCTTCTTCGACGTCTGCACTCTCGTCGTGCTCGTCGCCGGCATTGGGGGCAGTGTCCTCCTGTTGTGGCTGTAGGGAGATGAGATCGGGTCTCTCCGCTTTGTCCCGGTAGCGTATCTCGACGGCGGCAATCGGCTTTTCCTGATGTGAGGCAAAACCCGCCCAATCGCAGAGCAATTCGTGCAGCGCCAGGATTTCGCCGGCATCGATCGGCTGATCGGTGCTGGCCTCGAAGGATGAAGATGTCAGCTGTCGCTGCGACCGAAAGTTTTGAAGCAATTCCGACAGCTGCTGTTTGCTGCCGGCAAATGCCTCATGGCTGAGCGAGGCGAGCCCGGATTTCTGCACGCGGCCGATAGCCCATGGAAGCGTGGAAACCGCAAAGGTTTCGAACATCGGCTGCCCCAGGGGCGTGAGCTGCAGGCTGGCAAAGCAGGTATCGCCATCGAGATCGCCGCGTTCGGCATCCTCGTATTCGGCAATATCGGCCGCGACGCGGTCGAAGTGCCTGCGGATATCGGCAATTTCGGATTTGCTGAAAACACCGAGAAACAAGGTAAAGCCGGTAATCTGCTTCTCCTCGGGTACCACAGGACGGCTGAGTGCGGCGCCATCCTGCCACAGCGTTTTTGCATGCAGCCAGAAAACGGTCCGTCCATCAACTGAGACGAGGCGACTGGAGAGATCGTAAGGTATGAAAAACTCGATCTTGTGCCAGAAATCGAGAATCGCCAGAAGCCGTTCCCGTTCCGCCCTGTTTACATCGGTTTGCATGACGTCTCACTGAGGAGTTACCAAGTGACTTTCGCCTCTTTTAGCAACGATTGCAGCTCAAAATCAAAGATGAATGAGACTCGCTTCGACCGCACCAACCCGGCCGAGGTCTCGGCCGCAGATCAAACCGCGGAATGCGAGCAGCCGGGATTCCGCAGCTTACGCCAGCTGGCGCCGGGAGTTGAGCCACAACCTGCGAGGGGTCTGTTCGCCTTCATACTCTAGGGGCAAAGATGATATAAATATTACAATTTGTACTGAAGCATTACATTCGCTCGATTATCTATAGTGAGAGCAAATATAAGCCTACAGTGTGTATCATAGTGTAAATACAACCGAAGCGTAGTAACGTATCGTTTTTTGCCCCTGAAAACTAATCACTTTGGGCCATTTCCTTCCTTCTCAATCCGTATTAACATAATTAAGAAATGTCTAAAAAAGAGGGCGGTGACACCAAGGGGGCGGCATTTCATACTATCTTATACCCGCCATCGCTTCACGTTTGAGTAAAGTGTAACGCTAGGGGAGGCGTATATGTTCATGACAGGCTCAGGAACGGAGAATACCGAACAGGCGAAAAAGTCTAGTCCCTCCGGAGATACTATTCTTGTAGTTGCCAAGGCGGATCTGTTTTCAGAATGCATGGTAGAAGCGCTGGCAAAGAAATTCCCAAACTGCGACGTGCCAAGCATATCAAACACGAATCCGATGCTGGCAAAAGATACCAGCGATCTAAAACTCGTTTTATTCTACCATATACCCCAGCCTGAGCTTCAGGAAGCGTTGACGGCGGTGCGGGAAAATCACCCTGAGACCTCGATCGGACTTGTCGTCGAGGCCATCGACATGCTGGAACCCTATGTCAGCCGTTTGGTCGAGGCAAGGATCATCGACGGTGTCCTGCCGCTCAACCTTCGGCTCGATGTCTTCATGGCTGCGGTGGATCTGCTGATGAAGGGCGGGGAGCATTTTCCTTCGGCGCTCCTAAATCGCCTCGCCAACAAGAGCCAGCTGGAGCCTTCACTCTATCAGACGAAATCGGTCGATGCTGCGCGTAACAATGCGCTCAAACTGCGGCGCGACAGCATCTCTGCCTTGACCACCCGCGAGGTTCAGATTCTGGATCTCATCTGCAAGGGGACGCAGAACAAAATCATCGCCGACAAGCTCCATCTTTCCGAAAACACCGTGAAGGTTCACGTCCGCAACATCTACAAGAAGATGAACGTCCGAAACCGCACGGAAGCTGCGTCCCGCTTTTTCAATGAGCACTCCGCCGGCGATGACGAGATGTCCAGCCGTTGGCGCAACTGATTTGTTGCACGACGGCGCCTCTGTTCGGACGCCCAGGAACGCTGCAGCACATTTCAGGTCGACGGACGCGCAAAGCAGCGCGATTTCTGTCCGAAGCCGCTGGGAGAGCAGATATACGGGGCTGACCCGTGATAGGCGACGACGCGGGCAGGTGCCGCGGCCGGCCGAACTGCCCGGTTTTCTGGGTATGCGTATGCCTTTGAGACGCGGGGCGCCTCGACGACGACATTCTTTTTCGCGACGGCGGCTATGTCGTCATCAACGACTGCGCAGGCGGTCGGTCCGACCGCAAGAAGCGTCGTCCCCCAGGCAAACATCGCAAAATGAAATAGCCGCCAGCCTTTCGGCTGCGCCCCAACTTGTTTTTTCGACATGGCCAAACCCCTCGCATATGGCGTTTCCGGATGCAAGACCGGTCGTGAAGTCCCGCGCGGCCAGCCCTTCTTTTCTCTTGTATCCATTCTTTATTGAGCAAAGCTTGAGCAATCTATAGATTCCCGTTCCACGTGAAAAAAGGGAGAAAATGATTAATCATTTGTTAGTCGAAAGAACAAATGCGTAGTTATTTTGGATTGATTCAGT
Encoded here:
- the tnpC gene encoding IS66 family transposase, with product MTRTGEPSIAELMAQLAANAAEIAALKAEKEALSQRVVKLEEELALAKLHRFAPRSEKHIDRLFNEAEEAAVEGGSEEDDDVELPDTGLPAAEGVTGKKRGRRPLPADLPRERVEYDLADDQKACPCCKSQMHRMGEAVSEQLHIEIKAKVLQNVRFKYACRHCDRTGINTPVVIAPMPTQPLPGSIATASTLAFALVHKYVDGTPLYRVAQTFERAGVPISRGALAHWVIGSSEKHLYRIYDALKLRLKSQSLIHGDETTVQVLKEKDKEATSTSYMWAYRSSENSDEPIVLLDYQPGRGQIYPQTFLGDYRGILVTDGYTAWRTLNGATHVGCMAHSRRRFVDALKARKNGGGPPEQALRFFEQLYRIERQARDKTPDPGETKADCIRRFRQQHSLPVLNALKTWLDNIAPKVVPDTKLGDAVSYTLNQWDYLTRYTSDGRMPIDNNILEREIRVFATGRKSWLFSDTADGARASAVIYSLMLTCRACGVDPLSWLRHVLTELPQLDEADDIGDLLPFNYSKTTAA
- the tnpB gene encoding IS66 family insertion sequence element accessory protein TnpB (TnpB, as the term is used for proteins encoded by IS66 family insertion elements, is considered an accessory protein, since TnpC, encoded by a neighboring gene, is a DDE family transposase.), with the protein product MFRLGADLQVYLHREPIDFRAGINSLAVLVQEVMELDPFAPSVFAFCNRRRDRVKLLFFDRSGFVMVLKKLTEDRFRWPRRETAVVTLTTEQLHWILDGIDIDAMVRHPVRQYQIAG
- the tnpA gene encoding IS66-like element accessory protein TnpA, with protein sequence MDDAPKLQVRLVGRDGRRRYDPSSRDQLVAACLEPGVSVSRLALEHGVNANLVRKWVKRAKEDSALPAVSTFVPVQIATDMHSSSASGPLTKVEPVGKRSHASKLSAVLPNGVSLTLECSDVDGLAAIIGALSHVQTGR
- a CDS encoding DEAD/DEAH box helicase, which encodes MQTDVNRAERERLLAILDFWHKIEFFIPYDLSSRLVSVDGRTVFWLHAKTLWQDGAALSRPVVPEEKQITGFTLFLGVFSKSEIADIRRHFDRVAADIAEYEDAERGDLDGDTCFASLQLTPLGQPMFETFAVSTLPWAIGRVQKSGLASLSHEAFAGSKQQLSELLQNFRSQRQLTSSSFEASTDQPIDAGEILALHELLCDWAGFASHQEKPIAAVEIRYRDKAERPDLISLQPQQEDTAPNAGDEHDESADVEEDIGILNSFFVEDIERAMICVKRGKVPAPLRRYLTPLAHEKRVDLYSPDGRAAIVRALHPANLNRGRWLSEPHLAMSLMQQFAINSAIGDRSETALFSVNGPPGTGKTTLLRDMFADNIVRRARILSGLETARDAFDGPPRRVTFADRSTASLSALIPALAGFEMIVASSNNAAVENISRDLPKQRSISKTSSFHYLRTVAHKVACQKDNGGVIELSDGDRPWGLIACALGNSRNRRAFKERFAFMEIPDRPKPGWSGAQKPQTIWEWLKSYEGPTFAEASAAFHAADDVVRDKVGQYARYADLRDEIALVTQDAFCREMLETLAAAADERRHAQNRCDEVMAEIGRIKDRLSCLKEEEQLLDRSAPARWKRMLATNPARQHRQDVVVNARKQLDLRKALAEFEHRLAKTEKPALEGALRAHDQAERALRSRQKIWIAKTEELERLGEILGHPAAPERLADLDSDQVQIDGLWHQGELAALRSALFEAALTLHEAWLAEVGRKGGGFGGNIVAICKLLSNNNPVDDKPIASIWQSLFMVVPIVSTTFASFARQFRGLDPGSIGWIFIDEAGQAVPQAAVGALLRGRRVMVIGDPQQIEPVFTLPSALIGAAAALSPHTEQGQYSPNRVSVQMLADAANRYGTTLQGEDCDGLWIGSPLRVHRRCLDPMFSLANQIAYQNKMIFGLAERRPAGDTPPFYGDSAWIDVKGKVSGKQAVAEQTDFIVDLLTATCRRSGALPDLYIISPFKEVKNSLRRALAQARWVDQDGYTGASPPKLQKWLQERIGTVHTFQGKEEDMVFMVLGADADHRGAAGWAASKPNLLNVALTRAKRRFYIVGDRTLWQTLPYFREAANALETVQGADFLARNALVRDQNTVLWD
- a CDS encoding helix-turn-helix transcriptional regulator; its protein translation is MFMTGSGTENTEQAKKSSPSGDTILVVAKADLFSECMVEALAKKFPNCDVPSISNTNPMLAKDTSDLKLVLFYHIPQPELQEALTAVRENHPETSIGLVVEAIDMLEPYVSRLVEARIIDGVLPLNLRLDVFMAAVDLLMKGGEHFPSALLNRLANKSQLEPSLYQTKSVDAARNNALKLRRDSISALTTREVQILDLICKGTQNKIIADKLHLSENTVKVHVRNIYKKMNVRNRTEAASRFFNEHSAGDDEMSSRWRN